A region of Haliotis asinina isolate JCU_RB_2024 chromosome 7, JCU_Hal_asi_v2, whole genome shotgun sequence DNA encodes the following proteins:
- the LOC137291008 gene encoding class E basic helix-loop-helix protein 23-like: protein MEFPCFSETVKRDFESQCGQAMPDNGYLASITQSTKQIGNTGGQYSDNDSVDDEYVSVGHPASRDRVKEQDIEGDYEVKNDDDEGGAWSDDSSLSKRGDDVDLPEGYSERDLLGKVRTRKPKSGETKVVRLNINARERRRMHDLNDALDELRSVIPYAHSPSVRKLSKIATLLLAKNYILMQANALEEMRRMIACMNQSAPCFDAYSAFPRLPPTAVGMDKCAPVYPPPPGSPPCKHCTNDKV from the coding sequence ATGGAGTTTCCATGTTTCAGCGAAACTGTGAAGAGGGACTTTGAATCTCAGTGTGGTCAAGCCATGCCGGACAATGGCTATCTAGCTTCTATCACGCAATCCACAAAGCAGATCGGAAACACTGGTGGTCAGTACAGCGACAACGACAGCGTCGACGACGAATATGTTAGTGTCGGCCACCCTGCCTCCCGAGATCGAGTCAAAGAACAAGACATAGAAGGGGACTATGAAGTTAAAAATGACGACGACGAAGGTGGTGCTTGGAGCGATGACAGCTCGTTGTCTAAGCGCGGTGATGATGTTGACTTACCGGAGGGATATTCGGAAAGGGACCTCCTCGGGAAAGTACGGACGAGGAAGCCGAAATCTGGGGAAACAAAGGTGGTCCGTCTGAACATCAACGCCAGAGAGAGACGTCGCATGCACGATCTCAACGACGCCCTTGACGAACTGCGTTCAGTTATACCCTACGCTCACAGTCCGTCCGTGAGAAAACTTTCCAAAATAGCCACTTTGTTGCTGGCTAAGAACTATATACTTATGCAAGCGAACGCTCTTGAAGAGATGAGAAGAATGATCGCATGCATGAACCAGAGTGCCCCATGTTTCGATGCCTACTCTGCCTTCCCGAGACTACCACCTACAGCTGTAGGCATGGATAAGTGTGCCCCTGTGTACCCACCACCCCCGGGTTCCCCACCCTGCAAACACTGCACCAATGACAAGGTGTGA